Proteins co-encoded in one Streptomyces sp. JH34 genomic window:
- a CDS encoding alcohol dehydrogenase catalytic domain-containing protein has product MKAMVYHGEGQKSWQDVPDPGIQDAADAVIRVEAVTICGTDLHILKGDVPEVEPGTVLGHEAVGEVVETGSEVRGVRPGDRVLVSCITACGRCRFCRENRFGQCLGGGGWILGHLIDGTQAEYVRVPFADLSVHPLPGAVRSEDAVLLADIFPTAYEVGVLSGRVRPGDTVVVVGAGPVGLATIATARLFTPGRIIATDLAASRLDAARAVGADVTVSAAEAPEQLVDDLTGGLGADVVVEAVGVPRAFEACTRMVRPGGHVANVGVHGEPAELHLESLWSRDVTITTGLVDTCSTPLLLDMMAAERLPAASALVTHRFAPSRMEEAYDVFSRAADTGALKVVLGPPTHDEVAPAG; this is encoded by the coding sequence ATGAAGGCGATGGTTTACCACGGCGAGGGGCAGAAGTCCTGGCAGGACGTTCCTGACCCCGGGATCCAGGACGCGGCTGACGCGGTGATCCGCGTGGAGGCCGTCACCATCTGCGGAACGGACCTGCACATCCTCAAGGGAGACGTGCCGGAGGTCGAGCCAGGCACCGTCCTCGGGCACGAGGCGGTGGGTGAAGTGGTCGAGACGGGCAGCGAGGTACGCGGTGTACGGCCGGGTGACCGGGTGCTGGTCTCCTGCATCACCGCGTGCGGACGCTGCCGCTTCTGCCGGGAGAACCGGTTCGGGCAGTGTCTCGGGGGTGGCGGCTGGATCCTGGGTCATCTGATCGACGGCACCCAGGCCGAGTACGTGCGCGTGCCCTTCGCAGACCTCTCCGTCCATCCGTTGCCCGGCGCTGTGCGCAGCGAGGACGCGGTGCTGCTGGCGGACATCTTCCCCACCGCCTACGAGGTGGGTGTGCTGAGTGGTCGCGTGAGGCCCGGGGACACGGTCGTCGTGGTGGGCGCGGGGCCGGTCGGTCTGGCCACCATCGCCACAGCCCGTCTCTTCACCCCGGGACGGATCATCGCGACCGACCTCGCGGCATCCCGGCTGGACGCGGCACGTGCCGTGGGTGCGGATGTCACCGTCAGTGCCGCCGAAGCACCCGAGCAGCTCGTCGACGACCTCACCGGCGGCCTCGGGGCGGATGTCGTGGTCGAGGCCGTCGGAGTCCCCCGGGCCTTCGAAGCGTGCACGCGGATGGTCCGGCCGGGCGGCCACGTCGCGAACGTGGGGGTCCACGGCGAACCCGCGGAGCTGCACCTGGAGAGCCTGTGGTCACGGGACGTGACCATCACCACCGGTCTGGTCGACACCTGTTCCACGCCGCTGCTCCTCGACATGATGGCGGCCGAACGGCTGCCCGCGGCTTCCGCGCTGGTCACGCACCGGTTCGCGCCCTCCCGTATGGAGGAGGCGTACGACGTCTTCTCCCGGGCCGCCGACACCGGTGCGCTGAAGGTGGTGCTGGGGCCGCCCACACACGACGAGGTCGCGCCGGCCGGGTAG
- a CDS encoding universal stress protein has translation MPGNVTVGLNGSPESLAAVRWAAQEAVLREVPLRIIHIQDWPVPPEHVVSSPSAHAAHSEPGRSPGYEDLLERAATEAEQAHPGLSVGAENVTGVGLASKALLAEAETPGGMDLLVLGSQGLNRFTGFVIGTTSLPVAASSPCPVVLVRSRRADRGEEENRSESPAGQLLVGIDLRGTETEAPVLEFAFTEAARRSSRLQILHAWSFPPMYAYAQTADPGLGNELAGEIAQNLERVVEPWKRRFPQVEVRTAVVAGAPGAELVYAAPDADLVIVGRRARPRPVGPRLGHVAHAVIHHATSPVAVVPHP, from the coding sequence ATGCCAGGCAATGTGACAGTGGGGCTGAACGGCTCGCCCGAGAGTCTCGCCGCCGTCAGATGGGCTGCCCAGGAGGCGGTTCTGCGTGAGGTCCCTCTCCGGATCATCCACATCCAGGACTGGCCCGTCCCGCCCGAACACGTGGTGTCGTCCCCCTCCGCCCATGCGGCTCACTCGGAGCCTGGTCGGTCCCCCGGGTACGAGGACCTGCTGGAGCGGGCGGCGACGGAGGCCGAACAGGCACACCCCGGTCTGAGCGTCGGAGCGGAGAACGTGACCGGCGTGGGCCTCGCCTCCAAGGCGCTCCTGGCCGAAGCCGAGACACCTGGAGGCATGGACCTGCTGGTACTGGGGTCGCAGGGACTGAACCGCTTCACGGGCTTCGTCATCGGCACCACCTCACTGCCCGTGGCGGCGTCGTCGCCGTGCCCGGTGGTACTCGTCCGCAGCCGGCGGGCCGACCGCGGGGAGGAGGAGAACCGCTCGGAGAGCCCGGCGGGACAACTGCTCGTCGGCATCGACCTCAGAGGCACGGAGACCGAGGCGCCGGTCCTGGAATTCGCCTTCACGGAAGCGGCCCGACGGAGCAGCAGGCTGCAGATACTGCACGCCTGGTCCTTTCCACCCATGTACGCCTACGCCCAGACCGCCGATCCCGGTCTGGGGAATGAGCTCGCGGGGGAGATCGCACAGAACCTGGAGCGCGTCGTGGAGCCCTGGAAGCGGCGATTCCCCCAGGTCGAGGTGCGGACCGCGGTGGTGGCGGGGGCGCCGGGAGCGGAGCTGGTGTACGCGGCGCCCGATGCCGACCTGGTCATCGTCGGGCGCCGCGCACGGCCGCGTCCGGTCGGTCCCCGGCTCGGGCACGTGGCGCACGCGGTCATCCACCACGCCACGTCGCCGGTCGCCGTGGTCCCGCATCCGTGA
- a CDS encoding universal stress protein: MRTMRSPVVAGVDGSESSLRAVDWAANEAVLHGAPLRLVYASLWQRYEGAALGTRLSRPDGRVMAENIVGSTAERVRRGAPDLQVTTDVPQEEAVSALLREGEDALALVVGSRGRGGIAGLLLGSVSLAVASRARCPAFVVRGDKAGLEAAHGRIALGVGDADPPDPTAVRFAFTEAELRRCGLDVVRAWRCPSHETSDHPLMTGDPALYHEERASAVLDEALATAEQDHPDVRVRRVTTEGPAHKVLLERAAVADLLVVGARRRESRVGMQLGRVAHTALHHAACPVAVVPRSGPPESSGGTAP, from the coding sequence GTGAGGACGATGCGGTCTCCTGTGGTTGCCGGTGTGGACGGAAGCGAGTCCAGCCTCCGCGCCGTGGACTGGGCGGCGAACGAGGCGGTGCTGCACGGAGCGCCCCTGCGTCTGGTGTACGCCTCCCTGTGGCAGCGTTACGAGGGGGCCGCCCTGGGGACCCGTCTGTCGCGCCCCGACGGCCGGGTGATGGCAGAGAACATCGTCGGTTCGACGGCGGAGCGGGTCCGCCGTGGGGCGCCGGATCTGCAGGTCACGACCGACGTGCCGCAGGAGGAGGCGGTGAGCGCACTGCTGAGGGAGGGCGAGGATGCCTTGGCGCTCGTGGTCGGGAGCCGGGGAAGGGGCGGGATCGCCGGCCTGCTGCTGGGATCGGTGAGCCTCGCCGTCGCCTCCCGGGCCCGGTGTCCGGCCTTCGTGGTGCGTGGTGACAAAGCGGGTCTGGAGGCGGCGCACGGACGGATCGCGCTCGGTGTCGGGGACGCCGACCCGCCCGACCCGACGGCGGTCCGGTTCGCCTTCACCGAGGCGGAACTGCGTCGGTGCGGTCTCGACGTGGTCCGCGCCTGGCGCTGTCCCTCGCACGAGACGTCCGACCACCCGCTGATGACCGGCGACCCCGCGCTCTACCACGAGGAGCGGGCCTCCGCCGTGCTCGACGAGGCCCTGGCCACGGCGGAGCAGGATCATCCGGACGTGCGGGTGCGACGGGTGACCACGGAGGGGCCCGCTCACAAGGTTCTCCTGGAACGTGCCGCGGTCGCGGACCTCCTGGTCGTGGGCGCCCGGCGCCGGGAGAGCCGCGTCGGTATGCAGTTGGGCCGCGTCGCACACACCGCGCTGCACCACGCGGCCTGCCCCGTGGCCGTGGTTCCCCGCAGCGGCCCTCCGGAGTCCTCGGGAGGGACGGCGCCATGA
- a CDS encoding nicotinate phosphoribosyltransferase: MSHVTTTDLYEATMALSYLREDMTRQATFSLFVRDLPPGRGFLVSAGLEPVLDFLADFEVTQDDARDFASALGRGPRDVRPLVGLRFDGEVRAVPEGRVVLSGEPLLEVTAPLPQAQMVETWLLSQVSHQTTVASKAARCVLAAADHPVIDFSLRRGHGPEAGMQAARVCALVGFAGTSNVAGALRWRTRASGTMAHSYIEAFGDEEAAFLAFARSAPGPVTFLVDTYDTADGVMTAARVLNTLRRGDGCAVRLDSGDLADLARRSRALLDRSGLPDVAVIASGGLDEYRIDHLVRSDAPIDVYAVGTKVGTSSDAPYLDSAYKLVEYDGVPVMKLSAAKVTAPGRKQILRADGLDDVVALADEEVPEGREPVLRKVMSAGRRIAEPDTLAAAHQRFLRDLAALPRRARRIHDPQPPLPVVSAPLAELTSRVRRRLEEDTGQRRARRAGRLDTDLSHAPSAAGPGGPVHERSRRRQ, from the coding sequence ATGTCGCACGTCACCACCACGGACCTGTACGAAGCGACGATGGCGCTCTCCTATCTGCGCGAGGACATGACCCGACAGGCGACGTTCAGCCTCTTCGTGCGTGATCTGCCCCCTGGCCGCGGCTTCCTGGTCAGCGCGGGGCTGGAGCCCGTCCTCGACTTCCTCGCCGACTTCGAGGTCACGCAGGACGACGCGAGGGACTTCGCCTCAGCTCTCGGACGCGGTCCACGGGACGTGCGACCGCTCGTCGGTCTTCGCTTCGACGGCGAGGTCAGGGCGGTACCCGAAGGGCGCGTCGTCCTTTCCGGAGAGCCGCTGCTCGAGGTCACCGCGCCCTTGCCCCAGGCACAGATGGTGGAGACGTGGCTGCTGAGCCAGGTCAGCCATCAGACGACTGTCGCGTCGAAGGCGGCCCGGTGTGTCCTGGCCGCCGCGGACCATCCCGTGATCGACTTCTCGTTGCGCAGGGGACACGGCCCGGAGGCGGGTATGCAGGCCGCGCGGGTCTGCGCCCTGGTCGGATTCGCCGGCACCAGCAACGTCGCCGGAGCGCTCCGGTGGAGGACACGCGCGTCCGGCACCATGGCCCACTCGTACATCGAGGCGTTCGGGGACGAGGAAGCGGCGTTCCTGGCCTTCGCGCGGAGTGCTCCGGGGCCGGTCACGTTCCTGGTGGACACCTACGACACGGCCGACGGCGTCATGACGGCCGCCCGTGTCCTGAACACCCTGCGGCGGGGCGACGGTTGCGCGGTCCGTCTCGACAGCGGGGACCTGGCAGACCTCGCCCGCCGGTCGCGCGCCCTCCTCGACCGATCAGGCCTCCCCGACGTCGCCGTCATCGCGAGCGGCGGCCTCGACGAATACCGCATCGACCACCTCGTGCGATCCGACGCCCCCATCGACGTGTACGCGGTCGGCACCAAGGTCGGGACCTCGTCCGACGCTCCGTACCTGGACTCGGCCTACAAGCTGGTCGAGTACGACGGCGTGCCGGTCATGAAGCTGTCCGCGGCCAAGGTGACCGCGCCGGGACGTAAGCAGATCCTGCGCGCGGACGGCCTGGACGACGTGGTCGCGCTGGCCGACGAGGAGGTGCCCGAGGGCCGGGAACCGGTGTTGCGGAAGGTCATGTCGGCGGGGCGCCGCATCGCGGAGCCCGACACCCTGGCCGCGGCGCACCAGCGGTTCCTCAGGGATCTGGCTGCGCTTCCCCGCCGCGCCCGCCGGATCCACGATCCGCAACCGCCTCTTCCCGTCGTCTCCGCGCCGCTGGCGGAGCTCACCTCGCGCGTCCGCCGCCGTCTCGAGGAGGACACCGGACAGCGTCGTGCACGCCGGGCCGGCCGGCTGGACACGGACCTCTCCCACGCACCGTCGGCGGCGGGGCCGGGCGGACCGGTCCACGAACGGTCGCGGAGACGGCAGTGA
- a CDS encoding GAF domain-containing sensor histidine kinase, whose translation MSEGQSAVDPATHELLDQLQARVDATGTSRKRVHALLEAVLSVGRELEVQQVLRRIVEAAVFLVDAEYGALGVIGEDRMLSEFIPVGVDDETWAAIGALPTGHGLLGELVRHPEPLRLHELSEHPAFRGFPPNHPPMHSFLGVPVRVRGQVFGNLYLTEKRGTADFDEEDEAVLMTLAVAAGVAIENSRLFERSCLRERWLASGSEVTNSLLSGSPRAEVMALILDHAHKNVAADLGLIAVPVEGADRLRIALAAGADSDRYHGEFVPLREEYLGRAFAEAAAAVSLDIEHDPRSGADSARWAGFGPAMAVPLGSGTTDPRGVLLLARSRRSSAFSADAFASLKTFTRQASLAMELAERRKDAVQLALLEDRDRIARDLHDLAIQRLFATGMTLQGALRFVTHPQAEQRLRRAVDDLDTTIKIIRSTIFGLRSQQDSVLRQGLRSRVAQAVEAATGPLGFAPALRVEGLVESRVPVALADHVVAVLVEALSNASRYARATAVDVHLTVTADRTTLTLTDDGVGIPANARFSGIRNMRDRARMAGGELRISTPPGGGTRLTWSAPSAESV comes from the coding sequence GTGAGCGAAGGCCAGTCAGCGGTCGATCCCGCGACGCATGAGCTGCTGGACCAGCTCCAGGCGCGGGTGGACGCCACCGGTACGTCCCGCAAGCGCGTGCACGCGCTGCTGGAGGCGGTGCTGTCCGTCGGACGTGAGCTGGAGGTGCAGCAGGTGCTGCGCCGCATCGTCGAGGCGGCCGTCTTCCTCGTGGACGCCGAGTACGGGGCTCTGGGCGTCATCGGTGAGGACCGGATGCTCTCGGAGTTCATTCCGGTGGGTGTGGACGACGAGACGTGGGCCGCCATCGGAGCCCTGCCTACCGGGCACGGTCTGCTGGGCGAGCTCGTCCGTCATCCGGAGCCCCTGCGGCTTCACGAGTTGTCCGAGCATCCGGCGTTCCGCGGTTTTCCCCCGAACCACCCGCCCATGCACTCCTTCCTCGGAGTTCCGGTCCGGGTGCGTGGCCAGGTCTTCGGCAATCTGTACCTCACCGAGAAGCGCGGAACCGCCGACTTCGACGAGGAGGACGAAGCGGTCCTCATGACCCTGGCCGTCGCTGCGGGCGTGGCCATCGAGAACTCGCGGCTCTTCGAACGGTCCTGCCTCCGGGAGCGCTGGCTGGCCTCGGGTTCGGAAGTGACGAACAGCCTGCTGTCCGGCTCCCCGCGGGCCGAGGTGATGGCCCTGATCCTCGACCACGCGCACAAGAACGTGGCAGCGGACCTCGGACTGATCGCGGTTCCCGTGGAGGGGGCCGACAGACTGCGCATAGCCCTGGCGGCGGGCGCGGATTCCGACCGGTACCACGGTGAGTTCGTGCCCTTGCGCGAGGAGTACCTGGGGAGGGCGTTCGCGGAAGCGGCGGCAGCGGTTTCGCTCGACATCGAACACGATCCCCGGAGCGGAGCGGACTCCGCGAGGTGGGCCGGATTCGGGCCCGCGATGGCCGTGCCTCTCGGTTCCGGCACCACCGATCCACGCGGCGTCCTCCTACTCGCCCGGAGCAGAAGGTCCAGCGCGTTCTCCGCGGACGCGTTCGCGTCCCTGAAGACATTCACCCGGCAGGCGTCACTGGCCATGGAACTGGCGGAACGGCGCAAGGACGCGGTGCAGCTGGCCCTTCTGGAGGACCGCGACCGCATAGCCAGGGATCTCCACGACCTGGCGATCCAACGGTTGTTCGCCACCGGCATGACCCTCCAGGGCGCACTCCGCTTCGTGACCCATCCGCAGGCGGAGCAGCGGCTTCGCCGGGCGGTGGACGACCTCGACACGACGATCAAGATCATCCGGTCGACCATCTTCGGCCTGCGTTCCCAGCAGGACAGCGTGCTGCGGCAAGGACTACGGAGCAGGGTCGCACAGGCGGTGGAGGCGGCCACCGGCCCCTTGGGCTTCGCACCGGCCCTCCGGGTCGAGGGGCTCGTGGAGAGCCGTGTCCCGGTGGCTCTGGCGGATCACGTGGTGGCGGTCCTCGTGGAGGCACTCAGCAACGCCTCCCGCTACGCGCGTGCCACAGCGGTCGATGTGCATCTGACCGTCACGGCCGACCGCACGACTCTCACGCTCACCGACGACGGGGTCGGTATACCCGCGAACGCGCGGTTCAGCGGGATCCGGAACATGCGTGACCGGGCGCGGATGGCCGGCGGCGAACTGAGGATCAGCACTCCTCCGGGGGGTGGGACACGGCTGACGTGGTCGGCTCCGTCGGCGGAGAGCGTCTGA
- a CDS encoding response regulator transcription factor translates to MTDVLAGTVGERPVRVFVLDDHEVVRYGLRDLLDAEPDLEVVGEAATADQAVARGPALRPDVAVLDVRLPDGDGITVCRELRSRLPGLACLMLTSFDDEDALLDSIMAGAAGYVLKEVKGTDLVAAVRTVATGQSMLDPATTTRLMRSLRVPASTRSEGDERLSGLSDREKAVLELIGEGLTNRQISKRLYLSEKTVKNHISRLLSKLGVERRVQAAVIATKAHDQEERDG, encoded by the coding sequence ATGACTGATGTGCTGGCCGGCACAGTCGGTGAGCGGCCCGTCCGGGTGTTCGTCCTGGACGACCACGAAGTCGTGCGGTACGGCTTGCGTGACCTCCTGGACGCGGAGCCGGACCTGGAGGTGGTGGGCGAGGCGGCGACCGCGGACCAGGCGGTGGCCCGCGGCCCCGCGTTGCGACCGGACGTAGCGGTGCTCGACGTCCGGCTGCCCGACGGCGACGGAATCACCGTGTGCAGGGAACTGCGCTCCCGACTGCCCGGTCTCGCCTGCCTGATGCTGACGTCGTTCGACGACGAGGACGCCTTGCTCGACTCCATCATGGCCGGGGCGGCGGGCTATGTGCTCAAGGAGGTCAAGGGAACCGACCTGGTCGCGGCCGTCCGGACCGTGGCGACCGGACAGTCCATGCTGGACCCGGCCACCACCACCCGGCTCATGCGGTCGTTGCGTGTTCCGGCGTCGACGCGTTCCGAGGGGGACGAACGGCTCTCCGGGTTGTCCGACCGGGAGAAGGCCGTCCTCGAGCTGATCGGCGAGGGCCTCACCAACCGGCAGATCAGCAAAAGGCTCTATCTCTCGGAGAAGACGGTGAAGAACCACATCTCGCGCCTGCTCTCCAAGCTCGGTGTCGAGCGCCGCGTGCAGGCCGCCGTCATCGCCACGAAGGCGCACGACCAGGAAGAAAGGGACGGCTGA
- a CDS encoding CBS domain-containing protein: MTARTPHRVKDVMTQTVVAVGLDARFKEIVEAMNQWQVTAVPVLEGEGRVVGVISEADLMLKEELRDEDATMIGQGKRLADHAKAGAVTARDLMSSPAVTVVADSPLPEAARLMARHRVKRLPVVDERGVLKGIVSRIDVLKVFLRTDDELADEVRQEVIAPLFPVSRRNIGVEVTRGRVTLDGEVRDTALIPVAERLARAVEGVVDVRCDLHGPTAAEPGTTR, encoded by the coding sequence ATGACTGCCCGGACGCCTCACCGTGTGAAGGACGTCATGACCCAGACGGTCGTCGCGGTCGGTCTGGACGCGCGCTTCAAGGAGATCGTGGAGGCCATGAACCAGTGGCAGGTCACGGCCGTGCCCGTCCTCGAGGGAGAGGGACGGGTCGTGGGCGTGATCTCCGAGGCGGACCTGATGCTCAAGGAGGAGCTGCGGGACGAGGACGCGACCATGATCGGGCAGGGGAAGCGCCTCGCGGACCACGCCAAGGCGGGGGCTGTGACGGCACGGGACCTCATGTCCTCCCCGGCGGTGACGGTCGTGGCGGACTCGCCGCTGCCGGAGGCGGCCCGCCTCATGGCCCGTCACCGGGTGAAGCGCCTCCCCGTCGTGGACGAGCGAGGCGTCCTCAAGGGCATCGTGAGCCGGATCGACGTACTCAAGGTCTTTCTGCGCACGGACGACGAACTGGCCGACGAGGTGAGGCAGGAGGTGATCGCCCCCCTCTTCCCCGTCTCCCGGCGGAACATCGGCGTGGAGGTGACCAGGGGACGTGTGACCCTCGACGGCGAGGTTCGCGACACCGCGCTCATACCGGTGGCCGAACGGCTGGCCAGAGCGGTCGAAGGGGTGGTGGACGTCCGCTGCGATCTCCACGGCCCGACCGCCGCCGAGCCGGGAACCACCCGGTGA
- a CDS encoding nitroreductase family protein encodes MSTRQADAAAVTAWVGDAIMAPSMHNAQPWQFTYAPGTGRLLLHMDMTRSMPHTDSDNRGMHVSCGAALFNLRVAAAHAGWSAHIRPLPDTADPRLLASVEFVEAADPEPAAVLHPAIGRRRSSREPFTEEQVPAALLDALSGAARSEGASLSVLGAWQVEAVLDVVEEAEQDEQLSPEARAEIARWTGAGVRGPEGIPVHAFGPRRHGGRAPVRDFSVGRPVPERRSAVFEHAPCLAVLGTAQDRPADWLLAGQALERVLLQATADGLSTSLNSQALEHSELRWLLRDPHSGATASFPQMLLRLGYGPMVPPTPRRDVGDVLDIDEEG; translated from the coding sequence ATGTCGACTCGACAGGCCGATGCCGCGGCGGTGACCGCATGGGTCGGCGACGCGATCATGGCCCCGTCCATGCACAACGCTCAGCCCTGGCAGTTCACGTATGCGCCGGGGACGGGCCGCCTCCTGCTGCACATGGATATGACGCGTTCCATGCCGCACACCGATTCCGACAACCGCGGCATGCACGTCAGCTGCGGTGCGGCGCTCTTCAATCTCAGGGTGGCCGCTGCCCACGCCGGGTGGTCGGCGCATATCCGTCCGCTGCCCGATACGGCTGATCCCCGTCTTCTGGCGAGCGTCGAATTCGTGGAGGCGGCGGACCCCGAGCCCGCTGCCGTCCTGCATCCGGCGATCGGGAGGCGCCGCAGCAGTCGGGAGCCGTTCACGGAGGAGCAGGTTCCCGCCGCGCTGCTCGACGCACTCAGCGGTGCGGCGAGATCGGAGGGGGCGAGTCTGTCGGTCCTCGGCGCCTGGCAGGTGGAAGCGGTACTCGATGTGGTGGAGGAGGCCGAACAGGACGAGCAGCTGTCCCCCGAGGCCCGTGCGGAGATCGCGCGTTGGACGGGGGCCGGAGTCCGAGGACCCGAGGGGATCCCCGTCCACGCCTTCGGGCCACGCCGCCACGGTGGCCGGGCGCCGGTGCGGGACTTCTCGGTCGGGCGGCCTGTACCGGAACGACGGTCCGCGGTCTTCGAGCACGCACCGTGCCTAGCGGTGCTGGGGACGGCTCAGGACCGCCCGGCGGACTGGCTCCTTGCCGGGCAGGCGCTGGAGCGGGTGCTCCTGCAGGCGACAGCGGACGGACTCTCGACGTCGCTCAACTCGCAGGCTCTCGAACACTCCGAACTGCGCTGGCTGTTGAGGGACCCGCATTCCGGGGCGACCGCTTCGTTCCCCCAGATGCTGCTCCGCCTGGGATACGGCCCCATGGTCCCGCCCACGCCTCGCCGGGACGTGGGCGACGTCCTGGACATCGATGAAGAGGGGTGA
- a CDS encoding pyridoxamine 5'-phosphate oxidase family protein — MTDRSRSGADPGGAPVKGDFGRRVAARREYLGLSRGDVALRTASAPGYIEYVETQPGSHGIGFVVRLAHALETTVDELTGGTVDIPPGGGSAAGHPRLVEIGQDECWRLVGRRGVGRVVVSDEHGPAVYPVNYVAAENRIAYRTSPGSGPAHAAGRETAFEVDHIDDAFSRGWSVLVVGEAGTVTEPEEVERLRNEAGTTAPWAGGERDLWVVVTAGRVTGRRIETGAP, encoded by the coding sequence ATGACCGACCGATCGAGGAGTGGCGCCGACCCCGGTGGTGCACCCGTGAAGGGCGACTTCGGCAGGCGTGTGGCAGCGCGCCGTGAATACCTCGGACTGTCCCGAGGAGACGTCGCCCTCCGCACCGCGTCGGCTCCGGGATACATCGAGTACGTCGAGACGCAGCCGGGCAGCCACGGGATCGGATTCGTGGTGCGTCTGGCGCACGCCCTCGAGACGACCGTCGACGAGCTCACGGGCGGCACCGTCGACATTCCCCCCGGAGGGGGCAGCGCGGCCGGCCACCCCCGGCTGGTCGAGATCGGTCAGGACGAGTGCTGGAGACTGGTCGGCCGCCGAGGGGTCGGGCGGGTCGTCGTGAGCGATGAGCACGGCCCGGCCGTCTACCCGGTCAACTACGTGGCCGCGGAGAACCGGATCGCCTACAGGACCTCTCCGGGCTCGGGCCCCGCTCACGCCGCCGGGCGGGAGACCGCGTTCGAGGTGGACCACATCGATGACGCCTTCAGCCGGGGATGGAGTGTGCTCGTCGTCGGTGAGGCCGGCACCGTCACGGAACCCGAGGAGGTCGAGCGTCTGCGGAACGAGGCGGGGACCACGGCCCCCTGGGCGGGCGGGGAGAGGGATCTGTGGGTCGTGGTGACAGCCGGCAGGGTGACCGGGCGACGCATCGAGACCGGCGCTCCGTAG
- a CDS encoding universal stress protein yields the protein MGSESENPRVVVGVDGSGPSQEALRWAAQHAQLTGAVVEAVCAWETPSEAGWAGPATEAGFDLEDARRRFSEGIRAVFGDVRPAVVHEILVRGDPSEVLVKASEGADLLVVGNRGRGGFARAMLGSVSQRCAQHAACPVVVVRPKAAGRS from the coding sequence ATGGGCAGCGAATCGGAAAACCCACGGGTCGTCGTCGGGGTCGACGGCTCCGGCCCGTCCCAGGAGGCTCTGCGCTGGGCGGCCCAGCACGCCCAGCTCACCGGTGCCGTGGTCGAAGCGGTGTGCGCGTGGGAGACCCCGTCTGAGGCCGGCTGGGCCGGGCCGGCCACGGAGGCCGGTTTCGACCTGGAGGATGCCCGAAGGCGCTTCTCCGAAGGCATCAGAGCCGTGTTCGGCGATGTCAGACCCGCTGTCGTGCACGAGATCCTGGTGCGGGGCGACCCGTCGGAGGTTCTGGTGAAGGCGTCGGAGGGAGCCGACCTGCTGGTGGTCGGCAACCGGGGACGAGGCGGTTTCGCGCGGGCCATGCTGGGCTCCGTCAGCCAGCGGTGCGCTCAGCACGCCGCCTGCCCGGTGGTGGTCGTCAGGCCGAAAGCGGCCGGCCGTTCCTGA
- a CDS encoding universal stress protein produces MARSGTGREIVVGIDPLDPSVPTLAWAADEGDRRNLSLRLVLAVPPPHDTRHMGSAPRLTSLRARGREALESAGETVFRLSPGLRVVTELVDGRPAAVLCRRSAVHARMVVVGSRRLSTPAEILGTRSVAAPLSAHADCPVVVVRAPESTADLSARLVVGVDGSESSRQALRFAFEEAGLRRAPVHAVQVWQRPALTPAGEESGREECARLLAATVAEWSADRPDVRCTREIRRGHPVEELARASAGALGVVVGRRGRGGYTGMRLGSVTHGLLHRAECPVVTVPGGS; encoded by the coding sequence ATGGCGCGCTCCGGCACGGGCCGGGAGATCGTGGTCGGTATCGATCCGCTCGATCCCTCGGTGCCGACGCTCGCATGGGCCGCGGACGAAGGGGACCGCAGGAACCTCTCGCTGCGGCTCGTGCTCGCCGTCCCCCCGCCGCACGACACCCGGCACATGGGCTCGGCACCTCGACTGACGTCGCTGCGGGCCAGGGGCCGGGAAGCGCTGGAATCCGCCGGTGAGACGGTCTTCCGCCTCTCCCCCGGGCTCCGTGTGGTCACGGAACTCGTCGACGGCCGGCCGGCAGCCGTGCTGTGCCGGCGCTCCGCGGTGCACGCCCGCATGGTCGTGGTCGGCTCCCGGCGGCTCAGCACCCCGGCGGAGATCCTGGGTACGCGCTCGGTTGCCGCGCCGCTCAGCGCGCATGCCGACTGCCCCGTCGTGGTCGTGCGGGCACCGGAGAGCACGGCGGATCTCTCCGCGCGTCTCGTCGTGGGGGTCGACGGCAGCGAGTCCTCCCGGCAGGCCCTGCGGTTCGCGTTCGAAGAGGCGGGCCTGCGTCGGGCCCCGGTTCACGCCGTACAGGTGTGGCAGCGCCCCGCCCTCACCCCGGCCGGGGAGGAGTCCGGCAGGGAGGAGTGCGCGCGGCTTCTTGCCGCCACCGTCGCGGAGTGGTCCGCGGATCGTCCGGACGTGAGGTGTACGCGGGAGATACGTCGCGGGCACCCGGTGGAGGAGCTCGCCCGTGCCTCCGCCGGAGCTTTGGGCGTCGTGGTCGGGAGGCGCGGGCGCGGCGGATACACGGGGATGCGACTCGGGTCCGTGACGCACGGACTTCTGCACCGGGCCGAATGCCCCGTCGTCACGGTACCGGGTGGGAGCTGA